From a single Clupea harengus chromosome 24, Ch_v2.0.2, whole genome shotgun sequence genomic region:
- the LOC105901570 gene encoding activating transcription factor 7-interacting protein 1 isoform X3 yields MEVAVPEEPQKKIFRARKTMKTSDRQQLEVLHNTLSTTLANSSPNTATTAATTTTTTSSSSSSSTSTTSTPMVNGTHSEDGVKGAGKGKEQGKEKAKEKEKTAPLKVLRSATAATTASGSASSSASPRPGLSLSRSSSPSTSTTSTQSPKTSDVTKNGPKESEKAEKSVKGEKTKDGSKEEASSERKEEEKKKSEKEKEKEKEKKVSPSPTPSVALNEKTAASKESKATDSSKTTAVEKATPKSQRSSPSPSSPPSPKSTTLESDPEVKEGFLFLSEEEECPPEKEEKKEEKKAERDGGSKAEEKMEVDTDVVKEKEKEEEEEKKEEKEKVEDKTKVEEKTKVEEKTKMEDKTKAKKKEGKASRSSSPMAVVSAAAAAAATEGTSSSKKRCLSADGDKKAEETSSPAEERGGKRPRVEGIELEAQLELKITDGAGSRLKLEKMVQKLVEERLRVLELTVFDRSLKELKERVEKIDCATKHQGTLNTLQAKIARLAKKFGAANQSSENSRMAQEAVKKPVPQVQTATVNAGRTVRALIDEKHLSQSPTLVASSSTVPPNTPKPLSTPATPTTSSPLASTPAPTPLFQILATTTPSTTTIATTTSNTAATATNPQVLAHMGQNQMQSVQAGGQTLLLKTTAGGQAGTSLQPMLIMAGGNLIPVSSLATVANTLCNSKTTTTTAYILHPKQALTATAMATTPGATSQIVPSVTALSSAVTAVTASPVMVSSSPTVSAPVAGTPVMLARALHPSGGAGGVVSVTTARAPTQMAAAVVGVATSSSANPASSVPAATGAAASATPSASAMASKTDNQASSSTAAKTAAQPAKGSVIDLTEDDDDVLVTGMKKGPAPITASATPTQRLSRPPPPLISASGNAARASPQNSQRPLLTVHHRPPLDSPSKSRLCSSSSTPPTSSSSTSSSLPPLPPAPAPTRLSPEAAQTAPPQQPQLKLGRVQSQNGIVLSWCVTETNHSCAAVDSYHLYAYHQEAPAGGAGGGNGNTLHWKKIGEVKALPLPMACTLTQFVSGSTYYFAVRGRDVHGRFGPFCEPQCTDVIGAATSSVAVAAAASSTSG; encoded by the exons ATGGAAGTCGCCGTGCCAGAGGAGCCGCAAAAGAAGATCTTTCGCGCCCGAAAAACCATGAAGACGAGTGACCGGCAGCAGCTGGAGGTTCTGCACAACACCCTGTCGACCACGTTGGCAAACTCCTCGCCGAACACTGCCACCAcggccgccaccaccaccaccaccacatcttcatcatcctcttcctctacctccacaACCTCGACCCCTATGGTGAACGGCACACACTCAGAAGACGGCGTGAAAGGCGCGGGGAAAGGCAAAGAACAAGGGAAAGAGAAGgcaaaggagaaggagaagacgGCTCCACTCAAAGTGTTGCGCTCCGCCACAGccgccaccaccgcgtccggtTCCGCTTCAAGTTCCGCCTCTCCACGCCCGGGCCTGTCCCTGTCGCGGTCCTCCTCCCCGTCCACGTCCACGACCAGTACCCAGAGCCCCAAGACCTCGGATGTGACCAAGAACGGCCCCAAGGAGAGCGAGAAGGCAGAGAAGAGCGTGAAGGGAGAGAAGACCAAAGACGGCTCGAAGGAGGAGGCCTCGTCAGAACgcaaggaagaggagaagaagaaatcggaaaaggagaaagagaaggagaaagagaag AAGGTCAGTCCATCACCCACCCCATCCGTCGCCTTGAACGAGAAGACCGCGGCCAGCAAAGAGTCCAAGGCCACAGACTCCAGCAAAACTACAGCGGTGGAAAAGGCCACGCCAAAGAGCCAAAGGTCGTCCCCGTCTCCGTCCTCGCCCCCTTCCCCTAAATCCACCACGCTGGAGTCCGACCCGGAAGTGAAGGAgggcttcctcttcctcagcgaGGAGGAAGAGTGTCCGccggagaaagaagagaagaaagaagagaagaaagccGAGCGGGACGGAGGGTCGAAGGCGGAGGAAAAGATGGAGGTGGACACGGACGTagtcaaagagaaagagaaggaggaggaggaggagaagaaggaggagaaggagaaagtggAAGACAAGACGAAGGTGGAAGAAAAGACGAAGGTGGAAGAAAAGACGAAGATGGAAGACAAGACGAAGGCAaagaagaaggagggaaaggCTTCTCGATCTTCCAGCCCCATGGCGGtggtgtctgctgctgctgctgc AGCAGCCACTGAGGGCACATCCTCGAGCAAGAAGCGCTGCCTGTCTGCAGATGGAGACAAGAAGGCAGAAGAGACGTCGTCGCCggcggaggagaggggaggcaaGCGTCCCAGGGTTGAGGGCATTGAGCTGGAGGCCCAGCTGGAGCTCAAGATCACAGACGGTGCCGGCAGTCGCCTGAAACTCGAGAAG ATGGTGCAGAAGCTGGTGGAGGAGCGCCTGCGCGTGCTCGAGTTAACCGTGTTCGACCGTAGCCtcaaggagctgaaggagcgcGTGGAGAAGATCGACTGTGCTACCAAACACCAGGGCACACTCAACACACTACAG GCCAAGATCGCTCGACTAGCCAAGAAATTTGGAGCTGCTAACCAGTCATCGGAAAACAGCAGGATGGCCCAGGAG GCGGTCAAAAAACCTGTGCCTCAAGTGCAGACTGCTACTGTGAACGCTGGAAG AACGGTTCGGGCACTGATTGATGAGAAGCACCTTAGTCAAAGCCCAACGTTGGTAGCCTCCAGCTCCACAG TGCCCCCAAACACGCCCAAGCCTCTCTCGACCCCTGctacccccaccacctcctcgcCGCTGGCCTCgacccctgcccccacccccttgtTCCAGATCCTCGCCACCACCACGCCCAGCACTACCACCATCGCCACGACCACCAGCAACACCGCTGCCACCGCCACTAACCCTCAGGTCCTGGCCCACATGGGTCAGAACCAGATGCAGTCAGTCCAGGCGGGCGGCCAGACGCTGCTGCTGAAGACGACGGCGGGTGGTCAGGCGGGCACGTCGCTGCAGCCGATGCTCATCATGGCCGGCGGCAACCTGATCCCCGTCTCCTCCCTGGCAACCGTTGCTAACACGCTGTGCAACTCcaagaccaccaccaccaccgcctaCATCCTGCACCCCAAGCAAGCCCTGACCGCCACCGCCATGGCAACGACCCCCGGTGCCACCAGCCAGATTGTGCCGTCGGTGACGGCGTTATCGTCAGCGGTGACGGCCGTAACCGCTTCGCCGGTGATGGTTTCGTCTTCCCCTACTGTTAGTGCGCCGGTTGCTGGGACACCGGTGATGCTCGCCCGAGCCTTGCACCCGAGCGGAGGGGCCGGAGGGGTCGTTTCCGTGACAACAGCCCGTGCGCCTACCCAGATGGCAGCAGCTGTGGTGGGTGTGGCCACGTCTTCGTCAGCCAACCCGGCAAGCAGCGTTCCCGCGGCAACAGGAGCAGCGGCTTCGGCCACGCCGTCGGCTAGTGCCATGGCCTCAAAGACAG ATAATCAAGCATCGAGCTCCACAGCCGCCAAAACTGCAGCTCAG CCTGCAAAAGGTTCTGTGATCGATCTGactgaggatgatgatgatgtcctAG TGACGGGTATGAAGAAGGGCCCAGCTCCGATCACTGCGTCCGCTACTCCCACCCAACGTCTAAGTaggcctcctccacccctcatcTCCGCCTCTG GTAACGCCGCCAGGGCTTCACCTCAGAACAGCCAACGGCCTCTGCTCACAGTGCACCACCGCCCCCCTCTG GACTCTCCTTCCAAATCGCGACTCTGCAGCTCTTCATCCacccctcccacctcctcctcttccacctcctcctctctccctcctctcccccctgccCCGGCACCTACTCGCCTCTCTCCTGAAGCCGCCCAAACCGCCCCACCGCAGCAGCCTCAGCTCAAGCTGGGCCGCGTGCAGAGCCAGAACGGCATCGTGCTCTCGTGGTGCGTCACCGAGACGAACCACAGCTGCGCGGCCGTTGACTCCTACCACCTCTACGCGTACCACCAGGAGGcgcctgcagggggcgctggAGGCGGCAACGGCAACACCTTGCACTGGAAGAAGATCGGCGAGGTGAAGGCTCTGCCCTTGCCCATGGCCTGCACGCTGACGCAGTTCGTGTCGGGGTCGACGTACTACTTCGCCGTGCGGGGTCGGGACGTGCACGGCCGCTTCGGGCCCTTCTGCGAGCCGCAGTGCACTGACGTCATCGGCGCGGCGACGAGCAGTGTTGccgtagcagcagcagcgtcgTCTACCTCTGGCTGA
- the LOC105901570 gene encoding activating transcription factor 7-interacting protein 1 isoform X1 yields the protein MEVAVPEEPQKKIFRARKTMKTSDRQQLEVLHNTLSTTLANSSPNTATTAATTTTTTSSSSSSSTSTTSTPMVNGTHSEDGVKGAGKGKEQGKEKAKEKEKTAPLKVLRSATAATTASGSASSSASPRPGLSLSRSSSPSTSTTSTQSPKTSDVTKNGPKESEKAEKSVKGEKTKDGSKEEASSERKEEEKKKSEKEKEKEKEKKVSPSPTPSVALNEKTAASKESKATDSSKTTAVEKATPKSQRSSPSPSSPPSPKSTTLESDPEVKEGFLFLSEEEECPPEKEEKKEEKKAERDGGSKAEEKMEVDTDVVKEKEKEEEEEKKEEKEKVEDKTKVEEKTKVEEKTKMEDKTKAKKKEGKASRSSSPMAVVSAAAAAAAAATEGTSSSKKRCLSADGDKKAEETSSPAEERGGKRPRVEGIELEAQLELKITDGAGSRLKLEKMVQKLVEERLRVLELTVFDRSLKELKERVEKIDCATKHQGTLNTLQAKIARLAKKFGAANQSSENSRMAQEAVKKPVPQVQTATVNAGRTVRALIDEKHLSQSPTLVASSSTVPPNTPKPLSTPATPTTSSPLASTPAPTPLFQILATTTPSTTTIATTTSNTAATATNPQVLAHMGQNQMQSVQAGGQTLLLKTTAGGQAGTSLQPMLIMAGGNLIPVSSLATVANTLCNSKTTTTTAYILHPKQALTATAMATTPGATSQIVPSVTALSSAVTAVTASPVMVSSSPTVSAPVAGTPVMLARALHPSGGAGGVVSVTTARAPTQMAAAVVGVATSSSANPASSVPAATGAAASATPSASAMASKTDNQASSSTAAKTAAQPAKGSVIDLTEDDDDVLVTGMKKGPAPITASATPTQRLSRPPPPLISASGNAARASPQNSQRPLLTVHHRPPLDSPSKSRLCSSSSTPPTSSSSTSSSLPPLPPAPAPTRLSPEAAQTAPPQQPQLKLGRVQSQNGIVLSWCVTETNHSCAAVDSYHLYAYHQEAPAGGAGGGNGNTLHWKKIGEVKALPLPMACTLTQFVSGSTYYFAVRGRDVHGRFGPFCEPQCTDVIGAATSSVAVAAAASSTSG from the exons ATGGAAGTCGCCGTGCCAGAGGAGCCGCAAAAGAAGATCTTTCGCGCCCGAAAAACCATGAAGACGAGTGACCGGCAGCAGCTGGAGGTTCTGCACAACACCCTGTCGACCACGTTGGCAAACTCCTCGCCGAACACTGCCACCAcggccgccaccaccaccaccaccacatcttcatcatcctcttcctctacctccacaACCTCGACCCCTATGGTGAACGGCACACACTCAGAAGACGGCGTGAAAGGCGCGGGGAAAGGCAAAGAACAAGGGAAAGAGAAGgcaaaggagaaggagaagacgGCTCCACTCAAAGTGTTGCGCTCCGCCACAGccgccaccaccgcgtccggtTCCGCTTCAAGTTCCGCCTCTCCACGCCCGGGCCTGTCCCTGTCGCGGTCCTCCTCCCCGTCCACGTCCACGACCAGTACCCAGAGCCCCAAGACCTCGGATGTGACCAAGAACGGCCCCAAGGAGAGCGAGAAGGCAGAGAAGAGCGTGAAGGGAGAGAAGACCAAAGACGGCTCGAAGGAGGAGGCCTCGTCAGAACgcaaggaagaggagaagaagaaatcggaaaaggagaaagagaaggagaaagagaag AAGGTCAGTCCATCACCCACCCCATCCGTCGCCTTGAACGAGAAGACCGCGGCCAGCAAAGAGTCCAAGGCCACAGACTCCAGCAAAACTACAGCGGTGGAAAAGGCCACGCCAAAGAGCCAAAGGTCGTCCCCGTCTCCGTCCTCGCCCCCTTCCCCTAAATCCACCACGCTGGAGTCCGACCCGGAAGTGAAGGAgggcttcctcttcctcagcgaGGAGGAAGAGTGTCCGccggagaaagaagagaagaaagaagagaagaaagccGAGCGGGACGGAGGGTCGAAGGCGGAGGAAAAGATGGAGGTGGACACGGACGTagtcaaagagaaagagaaggaggaggaggaggagaagaaggaggagaaggagaaagtggAAGACAAGACGAAGGTGGAAGAAAAGACGAAGGTGGAAGAAAAGACGAAGATGGAAGACAAGACGAAGGCAaagaagaaggagggaaaggCTTCTCGATCTTCCAGCCCCATGGCGGtggtgtctgctgctgctgctgctgctgcag CAGCCACTGAGGGCACATCCTCGAGCAAGAAGCGCTGCCTGTCTGCAGATGGAGACAAGAAGGCAGAAGAGACGTCGTCGCCggcggaggagaggggaggcaaGCGTCCCAGGGTTGAGGGCATTGAGCTGGAGGCCCAGCTGGAGCTCAAGATCACAGACGGTGCCGGCAGTCGCCTGAAACTCGAGAAG ATGGTGCAGAAGCTGGTGGAGGAGCGCCTGCGCGTGCTCGAGTTAACCGTGTTCGACCGTAGCCtcaaggagctgaaggagcgcGTGGAGAAGATCGACTGTGCTACCAAACACCAGGGCACACTCAACACACTACAG GCCAAGATCGCTCGACTAGCCAAGAAATTTGGAGCTGCTAACCAGTCATCGGAAAACAGCAGGATGGCCCAGGAG GCGGTCAAAAAACCTGTGCCTCAAGTGCAGACTGCTACTGTGAACGCTGGAAG AACGGTTCGGGCACTGATTGATGAGAAGCACCTTAGTCAAAGCCCAACGTTGGTAGCCTCCAGCTCCACAG TGCCCCCAAACACGCCCAAGCCTCTCTCGACCCCTGctacccccaccacctcctcgcCGCTGGCCTCgacccctgcccccacccccttgtTCCAGATCCTCGCCACCACCACGCCCAGCACTACCACCATCGCCACGACCACCAGCAACACCGCTGCCACCGCCACTAACCCTCAGGTCCTGGCCCACATGGGTCAGAACCAGATGCAGTCAGTCCAGGCGGGCGGCCAGACGCTGCTGCTGAAGACGACGGCGGGTGGTCAGGCGGGCACGTCGCTGCAGCCGATGCTCATCATGGCCGGCGGCAACCTGATCCCCGTCTCCTCCCTGGCAACCGTTGCTAACACGCTGTGCAACTCcaagaccaccaccaccaccgcctaCATCCTGCACCCCAAGCAAGCCCTGACCGCCACCGCCATGGCAACGACCCCCGGTGCCACCAGCCAGATTGTGCCGTCGGTGACGGCGTTATCGTCAGCGGTGACGGCCGTAACCGCTTCGCCGGTGATGGTTTCGTCTTCCCCTACTGTTAGTGCGCCGGTTGCTGGGACACCGGTGATGCTCGCCCGAGCCTTGCACCCGAGCGGAGGGGCCGGAGGGGTCGTTTCCGTGACAACAGCCCGTGCGCCTACCCAGATGGCAGCAGCTGTGGTGGGTGTGGCCACGTCTTCGTCAGCCAACCCGGCAAGCAGCGTTCCCGCGGCAACAGGAGCAGCGGCTTCGGCCACGCCGTCGGCTAGTGCCATGGCCTCAAAGACAG ATAATCAAGCATCGAGCTCCACAGCCGCCAAAACTGCAGCTCAG CCTGCAAAAGGTTCTGTGATCGATCTGactgaggatgatgatgatgtcctAG TGACGGGTATGAAGAAGGGCCCAGCTCCGATCACTGCGTCCGCTACTCCCACCCAACGTCTAAGTaggcctcctccacccctcatcTCCGCCTCTG GTAACGCCGCCAGGGCTTCACCTCAGAACAGCCAACGGCCTCTGCTCACAGTGCACCACCGCCCCCCTCTG GACTCTCCTTCCAAATCGCGACTCTGCAGCTCTTCATCCacccctcccacctcctcctcttccacctcctcctctctccctcctctcccccctgccCCGGCACCTACTCGCCTCTCTCCTGAAGCCGCCCAAACCGCCCCACCGCAGCAGCCTCAGCTCAAGCTGGGCCGCGTGCAGAGCCAGAACGGCATCGTGCTCTCGTGGTGCGTCACCGAGACGAACCACAGCTGCGCGGCCGTTGACTCCTACCACCTCTACGCGTACCACCAGGAGGcgcctgcagggggcgctggAGGCGGCAACGGCAACACCTTGCACTGGAAGAAGATCGGCGAGGTGAAGGCTCTGCCCTTGCCCATGGCCTGCACGCTGACGCAGTTCGTGTCGGGGTCGACGTACTACTTCGCCGTGCGGGGTCGGGACGTGCACGGCCGCTTCGGGCCCTTCTGCGAGCCGCAGTGCACTGACGTCATCGGCGCGGCGACGAGCAGTGTTGccgtagcagcagcagcgtcgTCTACCTCTGGCTGA
- the LOC105901570 gene encoding activating transcription factor 7-interacting protein 1 isoform X4 encodes MEVAVPEEPQKKIFRARKTMKTSDRQQLEVLHNTLSTTLANSSPNTATTAATTTTTTSSSSSSSTSTTSTPMVNGTHSEDGVKGAGKGKEQGKEKAKEKEKTAPLKVLRSATAATTASGSASSSASPRPGLSLSRSSSPSTSTTSTQSPKTSDVTKNGPKESEKAEKSVKGEKTKDGSKEEASSERKEEEKKKSEKEKEKEKEKKVSPSPTPSVALNEKTAASKESKATDSSKTTAVEKATPKSQRSSPSPSSPPSPKSTTLESDPEVKEGFLFLSEEEECPPEKEEKKEEKKAERDGGSKAEEKMEVDTDVVKEKEKEEEEEKKEEKEKVEDKTKVEEKTKVEEKTKMEDKTKAKKKEGKASRSSSPMAVVSAAAAAAAAATEGTSSSKKRCLSADGDKKAEETSSPAEERGGKRPRVEGIELEAQLELKITDGAGSRLKLEKMVQKLVEERLRVLELTVFDRSLKELKERVEKIDCATKHQGTLNTLQAKIARLAKKFGAANQSSENSRMAQEAVKKPVPQVQTATVNAGRTVRALIDEKHLSQSPTLVASSSTVPPNTPKPLSTPATPTTSSPLASTPAPTPLFQILATTTPSTTTIATTTSNTAATATNPQVLAHMGQNQMQSVQAGGQTLLLKTTAGGQAGTSLQPMLIMAGGNLIPVSSLATVANTLCNSKTTTTTAYILHPKQALTATAMATTPGATSQIVPSVTALSSAVTAVTASPVMVSSSPTVSAPVAGTPVMLARALHPSGGAGGVVSVTTARAPTQMAAAVVGVATSSSANPASSVPAATGAAASATPSASAMASKTDNQASSSTAAKTAAQPAKGSVIDLTEDDDDVLVTGMKKGPAPITASATPTQRLSNAARASPQNSQRPLLTVHHRPPLDSPSKSRLCSSSSTPPTSSSSTSSSLPPLPPAPAPTRLSPEAAQTAPPQQPQLKLGRVQSQNGIVLSWCVTETNHSCAAVDSYHLYAYHQEAPAGGAGGGNGNTLHWKKIGEVKALPLPMACTLTQFVSGSTYYFAVRGRDVHGRFGPFCEPQCTDVIGAATSSVAVAAAASSTSG; translated from the exons ATGGAAGTCGCCGTGCCAGAGGAGCCGCAAAAGAAGATCTTTCGCGCCCGAAAAACCATGAAGACGAGTGACCGGCAGCAGCTGGAGGTTCTGCACAACACCCTGTCGACCACGTTGGCAAACTCCTCGCCGAACACTGCCACCAcggccgccaccaccaccaccaccacatcttcatcatcctcttcctctacctccacaACCTCGACCCCTATGGTGAACGGCACACACTCAGAAGACGGCGTGAAAGGCGCGGGGAAAGGCAAAGAACAAGGGAAAGAGAAGgcaaaggagaaggagaagacgGCTCCACTCAAAGTGTTGCGCTCCGCCACAGccgccaccaccgcgtccggtTCCGCTTCAAGTTCCGCCTCTCCACGCCCGGGCCTGTCCCTGTCGCGGTCCTCCTCCCCGTCCACGTCCACGACCAGTACCCAGAGCCCCAAGACCTCGGATGTGACCAAGAACGGCCCCAAGGAGAGCGAGAAGGCAGAGAAGAGCGTGAAGGGAGAGAAGACCAAAGACGGCTCGAAGGAGGAGGCCTCGTCAGAACgcaaggaagaggagaagaagaaatcggaaaaggagaaagagaaggagaaagagaag AAGGTCAGTCCATCACCCACCCCATCCGTCGCCTTGAACGAGAAGACCGCGGCCAGCAAAGAGTCCAAGGCCACAGACTCCAGCAAAACTACAGCGGTGGAAAAGGCCACGCCAAAGAGCCAAAGGTCGTCCCCGTCTCCGTCCTCGCCCCCTTCCCCTAAATCCACCACGCTGGAGTCCGACCCGGAAGTGAAGGAgggcttcctcttcctcagcgaGGAGGAAGAGTGTCCGccggagaaagaagagaagaaagaagagaagaaagccGAGCGGGACGGAGGGTCGAAGGCGGAGGAAAAGATGGAGGTGGACACGGACGTagtcaaagagaaagagaaggaggaggaggaggagaagaaggaggagaaggagaaagtggAAGACAAGACGAAGGTGGAAGAAAAGACGAAGGTGGAAGAAAAGACGAAGATGGAAGACAAGACGAAGGCAaagaagaaggagggaaaggCTTCTCGATCTTCCAGCCCCATGGCGGtggtgtctgctgctgctgctgctgctgcag CAGCCACTGAGGGCACATCCTCGAGCAAGAAGCGCTGCCTGTCTGCAGATGGAGACAAGAAGGCAGAAGAGACGTCGTCGCCggcggaggagaggggaggcaaGCGTCCCAGGGTTGAGGGCATTGAGCTGGAGGCCCAGCTGGAGCTCAAGATCACAGACGGTGCCGGCAGTCGCCTGAAACTCGAGAAG ATGGTGCAGAAGCTGGTGGAGGAGCGCCTGCGCGTGCTCGAGTTAACCGTGTTCGACCGTAGCCtcaaggagctgaaggagcgcGTGGAGAAGATCGACTGTGCTACCAAACACCAGGGCACACTCAACACACTACAG GCCAAGATCGCTCGACTAGCCAAGAAATTTGGAGCTGCTAACCAGTCATCGGAAAACAGCAGGATGGCCCAGGAG GCGGTCAAAAAACCTGTGCCTCAAGTGCAGACTGCTACTGTGAACGCTGGAAG AACGGTTCGGGCACTGATTGATGAGAAGCACCTTAGTCAAAGCCCAACGTTGGTAGCCTCCAGCTCCACAG TGCCCCCAAACACGCCCAAGCCTCTCTCGACCCCTGctacccccaccacctcctcgcCGCTGGCCTCgacccctgcccccacccccttgtTCCAGATCCTCGCCACCACCACGCCCAGCACTACCACCATCGCCACGACCACCAGCAACACCGCTGCCACCGCCACTAACCCTCAGGTCCTGGCCCACATGGGTCAGAACCAGATGCAGTCAGTCCAGGCGGGCGGCCAGACGCTGCTGCTGAAGACGACGGCGGGTGGTCAGGCGGGCACGTCGCTGCAGCCGATGCTCATCATGGCCGGCGGCAACCTGATCCCCGTCTCCTCCCTGGCAACCGTTGCTAACACGCTGTGCAACTCcaagaccaccaccaccaccgcctaCATCCTGCACCCCAAGCAAGCCCTGACCGCCACCGCCATGGCAACGACCCCCGGTGCCACCAGCCAGATTGTGCCGTCGGTGACGGCGTTATCGTCAGCGGTGACGGCCGTAACCGCTTCGCCGGTGATGGTTTCGTCTTCCCCTACTGTTAGTGCGCCGGTTGCTGGGACACCGGTGATGCTCGCCCGAGCCTTGCACCCGAGCGGAGGGGCCGGAGGGGTCGTTTCCGTGACAACAGCCCGTGCGCCTACCCAGATGGCAGCAGCTGTGGTGGGTGTGGCCACGTCTTCGTCAGCCAACCCGGCAAGCAGCGTTCCCGCGGCAACAGGAGCAGCGGCTTCGGCCACGCCGTCGGCTAGTGCCATGGCCTCAAAGACAG ATAATCAAGCATCGAGCTCCACAGCCGCCAAAACTGCAGCTCAG CCTGCAAAAGGTTCTGTGATCGATCTGactgaggatgatgatgatgtcctAG TGACGGGTATGAAGAAGGGCCCAGCTCCGATCACTGCGTCCGCTACTCCCACCCAACGTCTAA GTAACGCCGCCAGGGCTTCACCTCAGAACAGCCAACGGCCTCTGCTCACAGTGCACCACCGCCCCCCTCTG GACTCTCCTTCCAAATCGCGACTCTGCAGCTCTTCATCCacccctcccacctcctcctcttccacctcctcctctctccctcctctcccccctgccCCGGCACCTACTCGCCTCTCTCCTGAAGCCGCCCAAACCGCCCCACCGCAGCAGCCTCAGCTCAAGCTGGGCCGCGTGCAGAGCCAGAACGGCATCGTGCTCTCGTGGTGCGTCACCGAGACGAACCACAGCTGCGCGGCCGTTGACTCCTACCACCTCTACGCGTACCACCAGGAGGcgcctgcagggggcgctggAGGCGGCAACGGCAACACCTTGCACTGGAAGAAGATCGGCGAGGTGAAGGCTCTGCCCTTGCCCATGGCCTGCACGCTGACGCAGTTCGTGTCGGGGTCGACGTACTACTTCGCCGTGCGGGGTCGGGACGTGCACGGCCGCTTCGGGCCCTTCTGCGAGCCGCAGTGCACTGACGTCATCGGCGCGGCGACGAGCAGTGTTGccgtagcagcagcagcgtcgTCTACCTCTGGCTGA